From the Maioricimonas rarisocia genome, one window contains:
- a CDS encoding transaldolase family protein translates to MPTPLESLIACGTKLWLDSVDPEEVESNRAIGATGATSNPVIISDLVKSGRFDEELSGLLQQYDDDSTVAWSLTDHLVRKAQEVFLPVWEETNGNDGYVSFELDPLLEDVDCTLSEEERTEQYIKLGRQWAEGHKNRMIKVPATPGGLAAVEELVASGVTVNVTLVFSERQYRIARDAVYRGAQRREDPDTLKSVYSIFISRIDVYTEKHVDSLSDQAQGQVGILNAKRIWQENNAWWQDKGFGHQQEIIFASTGTKRPEDPADKYVEAMAGSDIQTNPPSTNAAVQEMGKTYTRRVDEMPEDAVVQEIDEKVDFARMEDVLMEEGLKKFADPQKALLDLIAKKRSELVSSSQ, encoded by the coding sequence ATGCCGACACCTCTCGAGAGTCTCATTGCCTGCGGAACGAAACTGTGGCTGGATAGCGTGGATCCGGAGGAGGTCGAGTCCAACCGGGCGATCGGTGCCACGGGGGCGACATCGAATCCGGTGATCATCTCCGACCTCGTCAAATCGGGCCGGTTTGATGAAGAGCTCTCCGGCCTGCTCCAGCAGTACGACGACGACTCCACCGTCGCCTGGTCATTGACCGACCATCTCGTCCGCAAGGCGCAGGAAGTGTTTCTCCCGGTCTGGGAAGAGACGAACGGCAACGACGGCTACGTCAGTTTCGAACTGGACCCGCTGCTGGAAGATGTCGACTGCACGTTGTCCGAGGAAGAGCGGACCGAGCAGTACATCAAGCTGGGGCGGCAATGGGCCGAAGGCCACAAGAACCGGATGATCAAGGTGCCGGCCACGCCGGGCGGACTTGCGGCCGTCGAAGAACTCGTCGCCAGCGGAGTAACGGTCAACGTCACGCTGGTCTTCTCGGAGCGTCAGTACCGCATTGCCCGCGACGCCGTCTACCGTGGTGCTCAGCGGCGGGAAGATCCCGATACGCTCAAGTCGGTCTACAGCATCTTCATCAGCCGCATCGACGTGTACACCGAGAAGCATGTCGACAGCCTGAGCGATCAGGCCCAGGGGCAGGTGGGGATTCTGAACGCCAAGCGGATCTGGCAGGAGAACAACGCCTGGTGGCAGGACAAGGGATTCGGCCACCAGCAGGAGATCATCTTCGCCAGTACCGGCACCAAGAGACCGGAAGATCCTGCCGACAAGTACGTCGAAGCGATGGCCGGCTCCGATATTCAGACAAATCCGCCGAGCACCAATGCCGCGGTGCAGGAAATGGGCAAGACGTACACCCGGCGTGTCGATGAAATGCCGGAGGACGCTGTCGTGCAGGAGATCGACGAGAAGGTCGATTTCGCCCGCATGGAAGACGTGCTGATGGAGGAAGGGCTGAAGAAATTCGCCGACCCGCAGAAGGCACTGCTGGACCTGATCGCCAAGAAGCGGTCGGAACTGGTATCTTCCTCGCAGTGA
- a CDS encoding S8 family serine peptidase: protein MAGLQFYSGGRLHTFRGSTLGSLERRRASSTRMGPMAAATAASVPAIFGSLDAQSKRLASRFQTLHESEVRVMPTRTEPDAGLVTAMVPTETIFIEEASKTELRWLKSEFGLETVAEGREGKILLRAPESGDAAIETAFEAARACFERGNVAAAHPNFLRLMRRPQPSSAGADTPWHLDNPGNPGLFGADVHAHAAWTITKGDASIRVAILDEGVDTEHTRLKPAVVAEKDFVDDNSHARPDGDDAHGTACAGIVCSRDSKVSGLAPDVSLVAARIAKGDGNGFWIFDDFATADAIDWCWEDAESDVLSNSWGGGPEVDGITRAFERARTQGRDGKGSVVVVAAGNSESPVFYPGTLSGVLTVGASNQWDERKTKTSQDGEDWWGSNYGSTLDLLAPGVRIATTDIRGSHGYSSTMFTDTFNGTSSATPMVAACAALILSLRPDLTEGEVRDLITSTADPLAPSGRRNNFVGHGRLNCYAALRAARRR from the coding sequence ATGGCGGGCCTGCAGTTCTACTCTGGTGGACGGCTGCATACGTTCCGGGGCAGCACACTCGGTTCCCTCGAGCGACGGCGGGCCAGTTCGACGCGCATGGGGCCAATGGCAGCCGCGACGGCGGCGTCCGTCCCGGCGATTTTCGGTTCGCTGGATGCCCAGTCGAAGCGGTTGGCATCGCGGTTTCAGACGCTTCACGAGTCGGAAGTTCGCGTCATGCCGACACGGACCGAGCCGGATGCCGGCCTGGTGACCGCGATGGTCCCGACCGAAACCATCTTTATTGAAGAGGCCAGCAAGACCGAACTGAGATGGCTGAAATCGGAGTTCGGTCTGGAAACGGTCGCTGAAGGCCGCGAAGGGAAAATCCTGCTTAGAGCACCGGAGTCGGGTGATGCGGCCATCGAAACCGCGTTCGAAGCCGCACGGGCCTGCTTCGAACGGGGGAACGTGGCAGCAGCTCATCCGAACTTTCTGCGCCTGATGCGGCGACCACAGCCGTCCAGCGCCGGTGCCGATACGCCGTGGCATCTGGATAATCCCGGCAATCCGGGGCTGTTCGGTGCCGACGTGCATGCTCACGCGGCCTGGACAATTACCAAAGGAGATGCGTCGATTCGCGTGGCCATTCTCGACGAAGGGGTAGATACGGAGCACACGCGGCTCAAGCCGGCGGTTGTCGCGGAGAAAGATTTCGTCGACGACAACAGCCATGCCCGGCCGGATGGCGACGACGCCCACGGTACCGCTTGCGCGGGGATCGTCTGCAGCCGCGACAGCAAGGTGTCCGGACTGGCTCCGGATGTGAGCCTCGTCGCGGCCCGCATCGCCAAGGGGGACGGCAACGGCTTCTGGATCTTCGACGACTTTGCCACCGCAGACGCCATCGACTGGTGCTGGGAGGATGCGGAGTCGGACGTCCTGTCCAATTCGTGGGGCGGCGGGCCGGAGGTGGACGGCATCACGCGGGCGTTCGAACGGGCCCGTACCCAGGGCCGTGACGGAAAGGGATCGGTCGTGGTCGTTGCCGCGGGAAACAGCGAGTCTCCCGTGTTCTATCCGGGGACGCTTTCAGGCGTTCTGACCGTCGGAGCGTCGAACCAGTGGGACGAACGGAAGACGAAGACCTCGCAGGATGGCGAGGACTGGTGGGGCAGCAACTACGGGTCGACGCTGGACCTGCTCGCACCGGGAGTAAGAATTGCCACGACGGATATCCGCGGAAGTCACGGATACTCGTCGACGATGTTTACCGACACATTTAACGGAACGTCGTCGGCAACGCCGATGGTGGCGGCCTGTGCGGCACTGATTCTGAGCCTCCGCCCCGATCTGACCGAAGGGGAGGTGCGGGATCTGATCACCTCGACCGCGGACCCACTGGCCCCCAGCGGTCGACGGAACAACTTCGTCGGGCATGGCCGGCTGAACTGTTACGCGGCATTGCGGGCCGCACGCCGCCGGTAG
- the purB gene encoding adenylosuccinate lyase, which yields MTQEIYQNPLNTRYASREMSRLWSAQTKHSTWRRLWVALAESQQELGLEISDQQIAELKAHVDDIDFGKAAEYERQLRHDVMAHVHTYRDLCPKAGGLIHLGATSCFVTDNTELIQIRDSLQLIRQRLVQVIDRLAAFAAEYRDLACLGFTHLQPAQPTTVGKRATLWCHDLVVDLEEIEHRLATLKFRGVKGTTGTQATFLQLFGGDHAKVDALDRLVSDKMGFSSSYPVTGQTYTRKVDAQVLATLSGIAQSAHKAGSDIRILQSRKEIEEPFEKHQIGSSAMAYKRNPMRSERMCALSRFAMSLAANGDHTMATQWMERTLDDSANRRLSLPQSFLAIDATLILYRNITDGLVVYPKVIAKHLGEELPFMATEEILMAAVQAGGDRQTLHEQIRVHSQEAGRQVKEHGQANDLIDRLQQDAAFAGVDFSNTLDSSRYIGRAPEQVDAFIANVVEPIRERYCDDLAGAAEDLKV from the coding sequence GTGACCCAGGAAATCTACCAGAACCCGCTGAACACCCGCTACGCCTCCCGTGAGATGAGTCGTCTGTGGTCGGCCCAGACGAAACATTCGACCTGGCGCCGGCTGTGGGTGGCACTCGCCGAGTCGCAGCAGGAACTGGGCCTCGAGATCTCCGACCAGCAGATCGCCGAGCTGAAAGCCCACGTCGACGACATCGACTTTGGCAAGGCGGCCGAATACGAACGGCAGCTGCGGCACGACGTGATGGCCCACGTCCACACGTACCGCGATCTCTGCCCGAAGGCGGGGGGCCTCATCCACCTGGGAGCCACCAGCTGCTTCGTCACCGACAACACCGAACTGATCCAGATCCGTGACAGCCTGCAGCTGATCCGCCAGCGGCTCGTCCAGGTGATCGACCGACTGGCCGCCTTTGCCGCTGAATACCGCGACCTCGCCTGCCTCGGGTTCACCCACCTGCAGCCGGCCCAGCCCACGACGGTCGGCAAGCGGGCCACCCTCTGGTGCCACGACCTGGTCGTCGACCTCGAGGAGATCGAGCACCGGCTGGCCACGCTCAAGTTCCGCGGCGTGAAGGGAACGACCGGCACACAGGCGACGTTTCTGCAGCTGTTCGGCGGCGATCACGCGAAGGTCGACGCGCTGGACCGCCTGGTCTCCGACAAAATGGGCTTCTCGTCGAGCTACCCCGTCACCGGCCAGACCTACACCCGCAAGGTGGACGCCCAGGTGCTCGCGACGCTCTCCGGCATCGCCCAGTCCGCTCACAAGGCGGGCAGCGACATCCGCATCCTGCAGAGCCGCAAGGAGATCGAAGAGCCGTTCGAGAAGCATCAGATCGGCTCGTCGGCGATGGCCTACAAGCGGAATCCGATGCGATCCGAGCGGATGTGTGCCCTCTCACGGTTCGCCATGTCACTGGCGGCCAACGGCGACCATACGATGGCGACGCAGTGGATGGAGCGGACGCTCGACGACAGCGCCAACCGCCGGCTCTCGCTGCCGCAGTCCTTCCTCGCGATCGATGCGACGCTCATCCTGTACCGCAATATCACCGACGGTCTGGTCGTCTATCCGAAGGTGATCGCAAAACACCTGGGTGAAGAGCTTCCCTTCATGGCGACCGAAGAAATCCTGATGGCGGCCGTCCAGGCGGGCGGCGACCGACAGACGCTGCACGAGCAGATCCGTGTGCACAGCCAGGAGGCCGGCCGGCAGGTGAAGGAGCACGGCCAGGCGAACGATCTGATCGACCGCCTCCAGCAGGACGCGGCCTTCGCCGGCGTCGACTTCTCCAACACGCTCGACTCCAGCCGCTACATCGGACGCGCCCCCGAGCAGGTCGACGCGTTTATCGCGAACGTCGTCGAGCCGATCCGCGAACGGTACTGCGACGACCTGGCCGGTGCCGCCGAAGACCTCAAGGTCTGA
- a CDS encoding 30S ribosomal protein S1, translated as MSTEHLPVEDQVPSQDEQRQPEAEKPAEVEPSSQERVDTPQAASGAPTPADAASEAAPTPEANPQPAADQPAASAPAEEEAAAASVPAGDEAAPADAPATPAAAEPAQASESAGDGGSQPEGGGEGAQRKLRLNPTVDPQVARPVPSIAEGSGAGAAAASQSQQQTPASTEQSEAEIDAQAEELVGQASESQESAPQASAQEQVAIPSANEASIDEEMESEIAAAMASGELAAANAAAPAAGQTDEGEGGPVDPTSAEELTEGTKLTGEVQSIHEDNVFLEFGLPMTGVVSLRQFGSKNQPKVGQKVKVVVNRVDDEEGLIVTSLPRGTARVAGDWSALTPGQAVDCTVTKTNKGGLEVSVGGLRGFMPASQVDLGYIADLEPFVGQKLQARVIEVAPERRRLVLSRRALLQEERAVAEQELLQTLEAGETRTGRVKTIKDYGAFVDLGGVDGFLHIGQISWNRINHPSEVIQEGQQVEVKVLSIDSENKKISLSMRQLEANPWTLAEDKYPKGSVVSGKVTRTEAFGAFVELEPGVEGLVHISELDHRRVKRVTEVLNVGQTAQVQVLEVDPGRKRISLSVKALLEKPAMPTDEDQAPGGGAPYERKRKGPLKGGVGGSGKGGLFGNPSDFG; from the coding sequence ATGAGCACGGAACACTTGCCGGTTGAGGATCAGGTCCCCTCGCAGGACGAACAACGTCAGCCCGAGGCGGAGAAACCGGCAGAAGTCGAACCGTCGTCCCAGGAGCGTGTCGACACGCCCCAGGCGGCGTCTGGTGCCCCGACACCCGCGGATGCCGCATCCGAAGCGGCTCCCACCCCGGAAGCGAATCCGCAGCCCGCGGCTGATCAGCCCGCTGCGTCTGCTCCCGCGGAAGAAGAGGCTGCCGCCGCCAGTGTGCCTGCCGGGGACGAGGCGGCTCCAGCCGACGCTCCCGCGACACCCGCTGCCGCAGAACCCGCCCAGGCAAGCGAATCTGCCGGCGACGGAGGTTCGCAGCCTGAAGGGGGAGGCGAGGGGGCGCAGCGGAAACTGCGACTGAATCCGACCGTCGATCCGCAGGTCGCACGCCCCGTGCCGAGCATCGCTGAAGGGTCCGGAGCGGGGGCTGCCGCAGCGTCGCAGTCCCAGCAGCAGACGCCGGCCTCGACCGAGCAGAGCGAAGCCGAAATCGACGCCCAGGCGGAAGAGCTTGTCGGGCAGGCGAGCGAATCGCAGGAGTCAGCTCCCCAGGCATCGGCTCAGGAACAGGTGGCCATCCCGTCGGCGAACGAAGCCTCGATCGACGAAGAGATGGAATCGGAGATTGCCGCGGCGATGGCCAGCGGTGAACTCGCTGCGGCCAATGCCGCCGCGCCGGCTGCCGGGCAGACCGACGAAGGGGAAGGGGGGCCGGTCGACCCCACCTCGGCCGAGGAACTGACCGAAGGGACGAAGCTGACCGGCGAAGTGCAGTCGATTCACGAAGACAACGTCTTCCTCGAATTCGGCCTGCCGATGACCGGTGTGGTTTCGCTGCGGCAGTTCGGCTCGAAGAATCAGCCGAAAGTCGGCCAGAAGGTCAAAGTCGTCGTCAACCGCGTCGACGACGAGGAAGGCCTGATCGTCACCAGTCTGCCGCGGGGAACGGCCCGCGTGGCGGGCGACTGGAGCGCTCTGACCCCCGGCCAGGCAGTCGACTGCACCGTGACGAAGACGAACAAGGGCGGACTGGAAGTCTCGGTCGGAGGCCTGCGGGGCTTCATGCCGGCCAGCCAGGTGGATCTGGGGTACATCGCCGATCTCGAGCCGTTTGTCGGCCAGAAGCTGCAGGCCCGGGTCATCGAAGTGGCTCCTGAGCGTCGGCGTCTGGTTCTCAGTCGTCGGGCCCTGCTGCAGGAAGAACGGGCTGTCGCCGAGCAGGAACTGCTGCAGACGCTGGAAGCGGGAGAAACCCGCACCGGTCGCGTCAAGACGATCAAGGACTACGGGGCGTTCGTGGACCTTGGCGGCGTGGACGGGTTCCTGCACATCGGGCAGATCAGCTGGAACCGCATCAATCATCCCTCGGAGGTGATCCAGGAAGGCCAGCAGGTCGAGGTGAAGGTCCTCTCGATCGACTCCGAGAACAAGAAGATCAGCCTGAGCATGCGGCAGCTCGAGGCGAATCCTTGGACGCTCGCCGAAGACAAATACCCGAAAGGCTCGGTGGTCTCCGGCAAAGTGACCCGGACCGAGGCGTTTGGAGCCTTTGTCGAGCTGGAACCGGGTGTCGAAGGTCTGGTCCACATCAGTGAGCTGGACCACCGGCGGGTCAAGCGGGTGACCGAGGTGCTCAACGTGGGCCAGACGGCCCAGGTGCAGGTGCTCGAGGTCGATCCCGGCCGCAAGCGGATCAGCCTGTCGGTGAAGGCTCTGCTGGAGAAACCAGCCATGCCGACCGACGAGGATCAGGCTCCCGGAGGCGGCGCTCCCTACGAACGCAAGCGGAAGGGCCCGCTCAAGGGTGGAGTCGGCGGATCAGGCAAAGGGGGCCTGTTCGGTAACCCAAGCGACTTCGGCTGA
- a CDS encoding CocE/NonD family hydrolase produces the protein MVPMRDGVRLATDIYRPARDDQPLDDPLPVILSRLPYNKDGSKSMGAYYATHGYVFVAQDTRGRYKSEGVWRMLSDDGRDGVDCAAWIGRQPWCDGKIGMIGTSYFGGTQHAMALAGAPELKTVIPVDAMSNMGRQSLRNAGAFELRFWNWIMLNAGRGSRAARDPGTAAVLEEMADQRMAYLEHFPLRRGQTPLRLSPEYEDWLVSAMEHGVNDEFWGAVNVADSPGNYKDIPVYLVSGWYDSWGGNNTANFMALSRTIKGPVYMIMGPWIHGRQSSSTHGQVNFGKEAAIADQWGWRREWYDHWLKGIDNSVGKADPFKTPVRIFVMGTGDGSKDEKGRLQHGGYWRNEHEWPLARTRYTDYFLQPDGGLSTTRPQVDEATSQYQFDPEDPVPTIGGNVSSGNDILVQGAWNQKGGPHLWNFQEPIPISARNDVLVFQSEPLAQDLEVTGEIEVRLFASSSAVDTDFTAKLIDVYPPSDDWPGGFDLNIGDGIVRARFRESLEKEVLMEPGEVYEFTIKLYPTSNVFKKGHRIRVDISSSNFPRFDVNPNTGEPLNRHRRTEVATQTIYHDASHPSRIVLPVIPPSSPD, from the coding sequence ATGGTTCCAATGCGGGACGGCGTGCGGCTGGCAACGGACATCTATCGGCCTGCCCGCGACGACCAGCCACTCGATGACCCGTTGCCCGTCATTCTTTCGCGGTTGCCATACAACAAGGACGGCAGCAAGTCGATGGGCGCGTACTACGCCACGCACGGGTACGTCTTCGTCGCGCAGGACACCCGGGGACGATACAAGTCCGAAGGGGTCTGGCGGATGCTCAGCGACGACGGTCGCGACGGCGTCGACTGTGCCGCCTGGATCGGACGCCAGCCATGGTGCGACGGCAAGATCGGAATGATCGGCACGTCATACTTCGGCGGAACACAGCATGCGATGGCTCTCGCCGGAGCTCCCGAACTGAAGACCGTGATCCCCGTGGATGCGATGTCCAACATGGGGCGTCAGAGCCTTCGCAATGCCGGGGCCTTCGAGTTGCGCTTCTGGAACTGGATCATGCTCAACGCCGGCCGGGGCAGCCGGGCCGCCCGCGATCCCGGCACGGCCGCCGTCCTCGAAGAGATGGCGGATCAGCGAATGGCCTACCTCGAGCACTTCCCGCTGCGGCGGGGACAGACACCGCTGAGGCTCTCACCCGAGTACGAGGACTGGCTGGTTTCCGCGATGGAGCATGGGGTCAACGACGAGTTCTGGGGAGCGGTTAACGTCGCGGACTCTCCCGGGAACTACAAGGACATCCCCGTCTACCTTGTCTCCGGCTGGTACGACTCCTGGGGCGGAAACAACACCGCCAACTTCATGGCCCTCAGCAGGACGATCAAGGGCCCCGTGTACATGATCATGGGCCCCTGGATTCACGGCCGGCAATCGTCGTCTACCCACGGGCAGGTCAACTTCGGCAAGGAGGCAGCCATTGCCGACCAGTGGGGCTGGCGGCGGGAATGGTATGACCACTGGCTGAAGGGGATCGACAACTCCGTCGGCAAGGCCGATCCGTTCAAGACGCCCGTCCGCATCTTCGTGATGGGAACCGGTGACGGCAGCAAAGACGAGAAAGGACGCCTCCAACACGGTGGATACTGGCGAAACGAACACGAGTGGCCGCTCGCCCGCACCCGGTACACCGACTACTTCCTCCAACCCGACGGCGGCCTGTCCACGACGCGCCCCCAGGTCGATGAAGCGACGTCGCAGTATCAGTTCGACCCCGAGGACCCCGTCCCCACGATTGGCGGCAACGTGTCGTCCGGCAACGACATTCTCGTGCAGGGTGCCTGGAACCAGAAGGGTGGTCCCCATCTGTGGAACTTCCAGGAGCCGATACCGATCTCGGCCCGTAACGACGTACTGGTCTTTCAGTCCGAGCCGCTCGCACAGGACCTCGAAGTGACCGGCGAGATCGAGGTCCGCCTGTTCGCGTCCAGCTCGGCCGTCGACACGGACTTCACGGCCAAGCTCATCGACGTCTACCCCCCTTCGGACGACTGGCCGGGCGGGTTCGATCTCAACATCGGGGACGGTATCGTCCGTGCGCGGTTCCGCGAGTCACTCGAGAAAGAAGTGTTGATGGAACCGGGCGAAGTGTATGAGTTCACGATCAAGCTCTACCCGACTTCGAATGTCTTCAAGAAGGGGCATCGCATCCGCGTCGACATCTCGAGTTCGAACTTCCCGCGGTTTGACGTCAATCCGAATACGGGAGAACCGCTGAACCGCCATCGCCGGACCGAAGTCGCCACGCAGACGATCTACCACGACGCGTCTCATCCCAGCCGCATCGTCCTGCCGGTGATTCCGCCTTCATCGCCGGATTGA
- a CDS encoding acyl-CoA thioesterase, whose amino-acid sequence MPDEHEMQIRVRYSETDAMGFLHHANYAIYFEMGRTELYRASGGDYRGMEERGFFLVVVQLECRFKRPARYDDVLTLKTRLARRSPAKLEHEYELWRDSELLTTARSVLACVDREGKVQPITDERLFGTAD is encoded by the coding sequence ATGCCTGACGAACACGAGATGCAGATTCGCGTCCGTTACAGCGAGACGGATGCGATGGGGTTTCTGCACCACGCGAACTACGCGATCTACTTCGAAATGGGTCGCACCGAGCTGTATCGGGCCAGTGGTGGCGACTATCGCGGGATGGAGGAGCGTGGCTTCTTTCTGGTCGTCGTCCAGCTCGAGTGTCGCTTCAAGCGTCCGGCCCGTTACGACGACGTGCTGACGCTGAAGACCCGCCTGGCCCGCCGCAGCCCGGCCAAACTCGAGCATGAGTACGAGCTGTGGCGCGATTCCGAACTGTTGACGACCGCCCGAAGTGTGCTGGCGTGCGTTGATCGAGAGGGAAAAGTCCAGCCGATCACGGACGAGCGGCTGTTCGGGACGGCCGATTGA
- a CDS encoding PDZ domain-containing protein → MNGMPSRNHILCCLAALASAAFLSTSLVSAAPPADDVAAAPAAAITGAGENGAVVQGRIELKADDPAAIPQPRQLRPLVQPHTVIENGQLLIRRGDGSFEAIQLQGGPRNLIQLRANASASNSEFVIGLLLSESIDLARAQLHLGETGVAVRRVVPDSPAAKAGIEQHDIIIAAGDRDITSAQVLHEAIDEAGENELTLTILRGGVEQAVAVTPRRRGDVQPPRPDGQPELFSPDSPTEPGNRLPGGGFPWRGIPEEFSPPGRNERQIREMRKEINMLKERVEQLEQMIEKLTEVEQPAEE, encoded by the coding sequence ATGAACGGTATGCCTTCCCGCAACCACATCTTGTGCTGCCTTGCCGCCCTGGCATCCGCCGCGTTTCTTTCCACTTCGCTCGTGAGTGCCGCTCCGCCGGCCGACGACGTTGCCGCCGCACCCGCGGCAGCGATCACGGGAGCCGGCGAGAACGGCGCTGTTGTTCAGGGACGGATCGAACTGAAGGCAGATGATCCGGCTGCCATCCCGCAGCCGCGCCAGCTTCGCCCGCTGGTCCAGCCGCATACTGTCATCGAAAACGGGCAGTTGTTGATCCGCCGCGGCGATGGCAGCTTCGAAGCGATCCAACTGCAGGGTGGACCCCGGAATCTGATACAGCTGAGGGCGAATGCCTCCGCGTCGAACAGTGAGTTCGTCATCGGCCTGCTTCTCAGCGAGAGCATCGACCTGGCCCGCGCGCAGCTGCACCTCGGCGAAACCGGCGTTGCCGTCCGTCGCGTTGTGCCCGACTCCCCTGCCGCGAAAGCCGGTATCGAGCAGCACGACATCATCATCGCCGCCGGCGATCGTGACATCACCTCGGCACAGGTGCTGCACGAAGCGATCGACGAGGCTGGAGAGAACGAACTGACGCTCACCATCCTGCGGGGCGGCGTCGAACAGGCGGTCGCCGTCACTCCAAGACGAAGGGGAGACGTGCAGCCCCCCCGGCCGGACGGTCAGCCGGAACTCTTCTCACCCGATTCGCCGACCGAACCGGGAAACCGTCTGCCGGGCGGCGGCTTCCCCTGGCGGGGCATCCCCGAAGAGTTTTCTCCTCCCGGACGGAATGAGCGACAGATCCGCGAGATGCGGAAAGAGATCAACATGCTCAAGGAACGGGTCGAGCAGCTCGAACAGATGATCGAGAAGCTGACGGAAGTTGAACAGCCGGCGGAGGAGTGA
- a CDS encoding toll/interleukin-1 receptor domain-containing protein gives MVKVFFSYSHRDESMRNELEVHLQMLRRQRIVQTWHDRRIEAGKDIHSKIDEQLESADIILLLVSPYFLASDYCYDVEMKRAMERHSDGAACVIPIILEPCDWKPAPFGNLLAVPTDGKPVSKFTNMHDAFLEVVTAIREAATRMLGEGAEYATGLSDTSTAVELLVESEHRSSNLRVRKSFNDQERDEFLDGAFNYIANFFENSLQELEKRNVDVTTRFKRSSESKWSAFVYRRGDTASECCVQIDEAIGRSITYSSNASMYSGYNESLSVVDDGFTLFLRPLGTAMLARDFGDALPYEGAAEYFWAILIRPLQS, from the coding sequence GTGGTCAAGGTGTTCTTCTCGTATTCCCATCGCGACGAAAGCATGCGTAACGAGCTGGAGGTTCATCTGCAGATGCTCCGCCGGCAAAGAATCGTGCAGACATGGCACGATCGGCGGATCGAAGCTGGCAAGGACATTCACTCCAAGATCGATGAGCAGCTGGAATCGGCAGACATCATTCTGCTTCTCGTCAGTCCGTATTTCCTAGCATCTGACTATTGCTACGATGTTGAGATGAAGCGTGCGATGGAACGCCATTCGGATGGGGCGGCGTGTGTGATACCAATCATTCTGGAGCCGTGTGATTGGAAGCCCGCTCCTTTTGGCAACCTTCTGGCAGTCCCAACAGATGGCAAGCCTGTCTCGAAGTTTACGAACATGCATGATGCGTTTCTCGAAGTCGTCACAGCAATTCGAGAAGCGGCAACCCGCATGCTTGGCGAAGGTGCGGAATACGCCACGGGACTTTCAGACACTAGCACCGCCGTTGAATTACTGGTCGAGAGCGAGCATCGTTCCAGCAATCTCCGAGTGCGAAAGTCCTTTAACGACCAGGAGCGTGACGAGTTTCTGGACGGGGCATTCAACTACATTGCCAATTTCTTCGAGAACTCGTTGCAGGAATTGGAGAAACGCAATGTGGACGTGACGACGCGCTTCAAGAGGTCGTCAGAATCGAAGTGGTCTGCATTCGTCTATCGTAGAGGGGATACGGCATCCGAATGCTGTGTGCAGATTGACGAAGCAATAGGGCGCAGCATCACCTATTCCTCGAATGCTTCCATGTACTCTGGGTACAACGAGTCGCTGTCGGTAGTGGATGACGGGTTCACGCTCTTTCTTCGGCCGCTGGGTACCGCGATGCTGGCTAGAGACTTTGGGGACGCGTTGCCGTATGAAGGGGCAGCAGAGTACTTCTGGGCGATTTTGATTCGTCCGCTTCAGTCGTAG